Proteins encoded within one genomic window of Legionella sp. PC997:
- a CDS encoding cupin-like domain-containing protein has protein sequence MKIMNVKTIEYVYGEEEKIKNILYKSREPLLIKIKNFKGNFNLDYFEKHIHADTTYATFENNRRVAHQPADFGTIIAKIKQNMPYRIFGQILTEKQSAEIEKHIPLWQHIPLRPRYFNKTLKVIYFFGGQNTHTYMHYDREHCSNLHVCFSGRKRFLLFTQDQSEALYKLPFVSDSLIDFSRPLEEINQQYPRSQHAEGYRVTLERGDMLFMPRNCWHYTEYLEPSSSACYIFYPKKILQIYGYFTGYFFLGFKEPTGFLISNWPIVKKFSERYALASGVKKYLMKMIEFIIFPIILPIVSILALIAHKLKPRRVY, from the coding sequence ATGAAAATCATGAATGTTAAGACCATCGAATATGTTTATGGCGAAGAAGAGAAAATCAAGAATATTCTATATAAATCCAGGGAACCTCTGCTCATAAAAATAAAAAACTTTAAAGGTAACTTTAATTTAGATTATTTTGAAAAACACATTCATGCCGATACAACCTATGCTACTTTTGAAAATAACCGTCGTGTGGCGCATCAACCTGCTGATTTTGGAACAATAATAGCTAAAATCAAACAAAATATGCCCTATCGAATCTTTGGGCAAATTCTTACTGAAAAACAATCGGCCGAGATTGAAAAGCATATACCCCTTTGGCAACATATCCCCTTAAGACCAAGATACTTTAATAAGACCTTGAAAGTAATCTATTTTTTTGGTGGCCAAAATACTCATACCTATATGCATTATGACCGAGAGCATTGCAGCAATCTTCATGTATGTTTCAGTGGGAGAAAGAGATTTTTACTCTTTACTCAAGATCAGAGTGAAGCGCTTTATAAACTTCCTTTTGTGAGCGATAGCTTGATCGATTTTAGTCGACCTTTAGAGGAAATTAATCAGCAATATCCCAGATCACAACATGCTGAGGGATACAGGGTTACCCTTGAAAGAGGGGATATGTTATTTATGCCGAGAAATTGTTGGCACTATACTGAATATCTCGAGCCTTCTTCTTCTGCGTGTTATATTTTTTATCCCAAAAAAATCCTACAGATTTATGGGTATTTTACAGGATATTTTTTTCTCGGTTTTAAAGAGCCAACGGGCTTTTTAATTAGTAATTGGCCTATCGTTAAAAAATTTAGCGAGCGCTATGCCTTAGCAAGTGGAGTAAAAAAATATCTAATGAAAATGATAGAGTTCATAATATTCCCAATCATATTACCTATTGTAAGTATCCTTGCGCTCATTGCTCATAAATTAAAGCCACGGCGCGTTTATTAG
- a CDS encoding class I SAM-dependent methyltransferase, whose protein sequence is MKHLITENNIKTYGQALKQIRSLLKLGNPHPSEVKLIKNQIQESYKSFAHIIFDKSFLNWGLWNKKVYNEYASLNFDFSKICTIQDIYSPLLLYHLIRPLIRMQFFDKKLLEIGCGNGIGLKVSSLLLKTKYALGVDLTKELVNHAYQNFYKENTINYIQSDAEHLPFENNSFDIITNLESSHLYPQIELFFSEVERILSPNGFFCYSDLNIKGKLQAKKLDEYLETSTTLRVIQKVDITRMVQSAIYHRLIVNEQKILAYINSMTSEDEELQDFVSSMGLAFLPWWFFLFKKTSLRHIAKKERKKTLIYGKKYYFYYLIQKVSQ, encoded by the coding sequence ATGAAACATTTAATCACGGAAAATAACATTAAAACGTATGGCCAGGCTTTAAAGCAAATTCGTTCATTATTAAAACTAGGGAATCCCCATCCCTCAGAAGTAAAATTAATTAAAAATCAGATTCAAGAAAGCTATAAAAGTTTTGCACATATTATTTTTGATAAGTCCTTTTTGAATTGGGGGTTATGGAATAAAAAAGTATATAATGAATACGCTTCCTTAAACTTTGATTTTTCAAAAATATGTACTATCCAGGATATTTATTCTCCTTTACTTCTCTATCATCTGATAAGACCGTTAATCAGGATGCAATTTTTTGATAAAAAACTGCTTGAAATTGGGTGTGGCAATGGAATTGGTTTAAAAGTGAGTTCTCTATTACTAAAAACAAAATATGCTTTAGGTGTTGATTTAACCAAAGAATTAGTTAACCACGCATATCAAAATTTCTACAAAGAAAACACAATTAATTATATTCAATCCGATGCGGAACATTTGCCTTTTGAAAATAACAGTTTTGATATTATAACCAATCTTGAAAGCTCACATCTTTACCCACAAATTGAGCTATTTTTTTCAGAAGTAGAGCGTATTTTGTCGCCTAATGGTTTTTTTTGTTATTCTGACCTTAATATTAAAGGTAAATTACAAGCAAAGAAATTAGACGAATATCTTGAGACAAGTACCACCTTAAGAGTAATTCAAAAGGTAGACATTACGCGGATGGTTCAATCGGCTATTTATCATCGCTTGATTGTAAATGAACAAAAAATATTAGCCTATATTAATTCGATGACCAGTGAGGATGAAGAACTTCAAGATTTCGTTAGTTCCATGGGATTAGCATTTCTTCCCTGGTGGTTTTTTTTGTTTAAAAAAACAAGTCTCCGTCACATTGCAAAAAAAGAACGAAAAAAAACGCTTATTTATGGAAAAAAATATTATTTTTATTATTTGATTCAAAAGGTTAGTCAATGA